The following nucleotide sequence is from Paenibacillus odorifer.
CGCTCTCACCGTTACTTTGCCTGCTGCAATTGCAGTGAGCAAGCCGGTATCCGTAATAGTTGCTCGCTCAGTAGCTGATCCATCCTCATTCACTACTGACCAGGTCACTGCTGGATCGGATGCATGGTCCGGCAGGATTACAGCTGCCATTTGCAGGGTTTGCCCTGACTTGATTTCGCTCACATTATCTTTGGAGGAGACTTTTATCTCCATGACGGATATAGGCATGACATGAACAACCGATTGTGCCTCATGCAGGATGTCAAAATCAACATCTGTGTTGGATCCTCGGAAAGAAATAAATCCAAGCGGCACGGCGATTTCACGATTTGTCTTCTTCGCTTTGAAGATGATTTCAAAGAATTCCGCATCATCGGTCAGGATATTTCCTGCCTCCGTTCCAGCTACACTAACTGTTATTAGACCTGGGCTGTCCTCATTAATATGAGTGATGCTGAATCCGTCTGGCAAGGTCTGAGCGGATATGAATTCCACACCAGATACGTCATATGCCATGGTAAAGTCTACAGCATACACTTCCTTGTAGACGGAGGTAGTAACATTTGTAAGCCCTACACGGTAAGTGAAATCCTGTCCTGCCACCACTGTGACCGGTCCGTTCAGCGTTGCAGCGGGCAGATTACGGGCAATCTCATCTTGTCCGCTGATATTAATCTCTAGGCTTCCGGATACTCCACTTCCATCTAGAGCTCGCGCAGTTACTTGTACGCTACCGTTCTTTCTAGCTGTCAGCAAGCCCTTCTCATTAATAACCGCTTTATCCGTAGAGGTTATCCCATCTGCTTCAGTTACCGTCCAGATAACTTTAGGATTCGTCGCATTCTCTGGAAGCACAGAGGCTTGCAGCTGCAAGGCACCGCCCTTCGACTCAATGCTGCTAATTCCATCTTTACCCGTTACAGTAATTGAAGAGACATGTACCGCAGGTATCTGCTCTTGACCCACTAAGATCTTGGATTGCTGTGGATTCCAGCCATCACTTCCACCAAGCACAGCTTCAATCGTATAGGCAGCTGCCTCTTCTGCTGTTATTTGTTTGGACCAGCTGTAACGTGAAGCTGCATTAGCCCCCTCTCCGTAACTTAAAAACTCAGAGAACCGTGCAGTTTTGGAACGACCTTCATACCATTCATGCCAGCCAGTAGCACGAATATGAGCTCCCATCTCCGTGTTAATGAAGGTAGAGCTGCCATATTCTCTCCATGGCCGGCCCAAATCAACGGTTCCAGCAGCAACGCCCTCACTGGCAGTTAGTCGATTATTGATGAACACATAACCAGGCTTACCCGTTGCCGTGGAAGGCGCAGTAACATAGCCAGCACCCGCACTTTGAATCACATTATTCTCGAATACAGCAGCGGAATTACCAAAGATAAAGTCCACTGTACCTTCAATATGGCTGTCGACGAAATAAGCTCTTCCCTTGTCTGCGAACAGGGTATCCTGATATCCAAGAAGTTTAACATTTCTGTACACTCCCCGGTCTCCTTCAGCATATAAAGCGACTGCCTGACCGGCATCCCGCCCAGCACTGTTCTCAACCGTCATGTTCTCCAGTGTGAAATCAGTTGCCGCAACCTTTAATGTATAGCTGCCGCTGGTGCCCATTTCTTTACCATCTGAGCCAATGGTCTTCGCGGAGTCACCGTTAATAAGTACGGTACCTTCCCGGCTCTCACCGATGATACTAATATTCATCTTACTAGAAGGTACAAGCACCTTCTCCTTATACGTGCCGTTCTTCACTTTAATAATCGTGGTTAGGGCACTATTATCAGGTGCTGCTTGAATAGCGTCATTAATCGTTTTATAATCTCCTGTCCCATTCTGAGCAACAATAATGACAGGAGCTGGAATTCCCTTGACCACCTCGGATGGAAGACTGGCACCCTTATCACCGATGGCGATTACCGCATATTGATAGGCAGTCCCGTTGCTCAAGCCTTTATCGGTATAATCTGTTGCTTCGATGCCGTCGGCCACGACCGCATAACTGCCACCGCTCTCCGAGCGTAGAATTTGATAGCTGCTAGCTCCATCAGCTACATTCCAAGTCAGATGGATATCCGTGTTGCCAGGCTCAACGCTAACTCCTTGTGGAGCCTGCGGCTGGCCGGAATTCTTGTATGGAACCGCTGGGGTAGCAGCTGAATCTAGACTACTACGGGTACCGCTTATTGCTTTGACTTTGTAATAATACGGTGTTCCGTTTACGAGCCCAGCATCAGTAAAGCTTGTGTCTGATAAATCAGACCCGAGCACTTCATAAGGACCATTCGCCGATGAGGCACGTTTGACAATGTACTGGCTCGCCTCCTCAATCGCTAGCCAGCTTAGTTTCATTACACTGTCACCAGCTTCCGTGGAAACGACAGGTGTTCCCAAAGGAGATTGCGGAGTAGCTTCAACAGGCGCTGATTCTTTTCCCTCCCCGGCCACATTTGTTGCAGCTACGACGTAACGGTAGGTTTGCCCGTTGGCCAAACCTCCGACGCGGTAAGTTGTGCCGGTGATTTCTTTTGCCACGAGTTCATAGCTACCTGAAGTCTCATTCCACTTCTTGATGCTGTAGCTGGCTGCATTCTCCACAGCTTTCCAACTGAGATCCAGTTGTGCATTCCGACTTACAGCCGCAAACGATTCTGGCGCAGGCAATTTCACCGCCAAAGCGGATGGGGTAATACTAATTTCATTGGAATTTCCCGATTCACCAGTGGGCGCCGTCGCCGAGATAACATAATAATAGGTAGTTTCGTTGGTAACTTCATTATCAATATATGATGTCTCTGTAATAGCATTGGCAATAGTCTCATAAGGCCCCCCGCTCTTAAGACTTCTCTTAACATTGTAGGAAGTTGCGCCTTCAAGAGCAGGCCATGATAGCTGGGCTGCTTGGTTTCCTGGAAGCCCAGTCAGTCCAAGCGGTGTTTCAATGGGCTCAACATAGATCTTTAAATTGTCTAAGTAATAATTTCCTGAGCCGCCGCCCGGTGTCTTGGACAAGATACGCCCAATGCCGTAGCTGGCGAAATTCGTGGTTGTGAACGGAAAAGAGCCCGCAGGCTGATCATCGATATATACATCCACTTTATCGTTGTTCACATCCACCTTTAGCTTCAGGTTGTACCATTGTTTTAGGGAATAAGAGCTCATCAGTTGATGATACTGGCTGCTCCCCCTGCTCATGGTTAGCGTATATTTACCTGTAGCTTCAGGAAGCGTTGGCTTTCTGCTCTCAATGGAGAATGCCGTTTTGCTTCCATCTGTACTCTGGGCCTGCAGGAACACCGAGGTTCCCGATTCTGTCGCAAACATAAAGTCAGTGTCAATAACCAGTGCACCTGTAATTGGCGCAAATTTGCGGATAAACTGCACGCTGCCGTTCGCACCATCGAACACATTCAACACTTGATCTGACGTATTCCCTTTACTGTCAGACGGTGTGGGAGATACAATAACCTTTTGAATTTCAGTCTGTGGATTTGGAGTTACATCATAATACTCTGGTGTCACACCTACAGCAACCTGCTCGAAGTCTTCATCCACATAATAGACATTACCTGCTTCACCTTCAGCTGTAGCGCTGGCCTCATCGGAATCAAAGCTTTCACCAAGCTCATTCACCGCGCTGACCACGTAATAATAAGTTTTTCCGGAGCTGAGTCCGGAATCAGTATACAAGCTATCTTTAATTTCAGTATTAATCGTTTTGTAGGGACCGCCGGAAACCTCGCTACGTTTAACACTATACGACTTGGCAGAAGCAACGTCCTCCCAATTCAACTTCACTTTCTCTTCACCGGCTGTGGCTGTAAGTCCACGGGGTGCGGCAGGAAACTGATCACTAAGCGGTTTCAGCTCCACCTCACTGAAGACAGACGCATTATAACGATTAACCTCGTTATCTACCTTAGCAGCATCGGCTGCAAGACCAAAATAAACCGTATCATTCAGGTCAAGCTTCACCGTGCCTACCTTGCTCCATGTTACTTTATCCGGCGATACCAGACCTGTCACTTCGTTACCAAGACGAACCAGCTTCACCCAATAAGGTGTATTGATGAAACTGTCCGGTTCTGTTTTTACCACCTTGGCTCCTGTGGTGGAGCGGGTAATCATAACTCCCTTCTTGCCATATTTGACATAAGGGATTGCCAGCATCGTCATTTTAGAATTGTCATTGAGATTATCACGAATCATGACACCTGCTTTGGCATAATCGTCAGTTCCCGTTACGGAGTCGATTCTAGCAATAATTTCACCATTGCCTGTCAGGGTTTGATAAGCAAACTGAAAGTTATCAACAGCAGTTTCGCTCTCTGATGTAGCTCCGATAAGTCCAGCCGATTTGAGCGTAATTTTCCCGCTATCTGGATGAAGTGTAGTCACTCCCGCTATCCCTGGACCACCAACATCCACTGAAGTCCACGGAAGAACGGATCCAGAGGTGTTGACATGTATAGCTACGTTATCGGATTGTGTCTTGAGCCCTTTATTGTCTATAGCCTGAACAACAAGATAATAGGTACCATCCTGCACATTGTTCCAATTGAAACTATAAGGTGCTGTGGTAGCTTCGTCTTGCTTCACACCATTAACGATAAATTCCACCTTAGCAATACCATCGCTATCACTGGCAGAAGCTGTAACATTCACCTCGCTGCCTGACTCTATGATTTGGTTATTCACAGGATAATTGATAGCGGTTACAGGATTGTCCGTATGCTCATACCCTGATTTCCCTAACACAATGAGATCATTCAGATACACTTCTAAATTTGTATATCCCTCCGAAGATAACGTCGACTTCTTGCCATCCTCAGGATCGGTAGGATCTAGTCCATTAGCAATCTCCCAGCTATCATCCATACCGTCATGATCCATGTCGATTACATTGGAAGCTGTCTCTGTATAGTCTGGGTAACCGCCTATTTCAATAGGTGAATTAATATGCTGTCCAGTGCGATTCTTCACATCATTAATGACACGCGCATCGTAAGCATCACGTCTTGGCAAAGTGGCACCAGCATCAGCCATTACATTTGCGTAGGCTTCCTCCGCCGACACTGCCGTATATGGGTTAGGCATCTTTGCCGGCTCCGCAAGCTTAGAGATATTCGAATACTTTTGCACACCCTTCCAGTTGTCTTCGGTAACCTTCGGATTACCATCCATGATGTTCCCATCTATAAACAACCGGGTTTCTGGAGACACTTCCCCAAACAATTGATTTTTTACACTGGTGTAGGTGTTTGGACCATTTTTATAATAATTGTTAGTGATATTATATCGATAATCTTCTGCTCCCCCACCATAGGTCGAAGCGAATCCCCAGTTATAGATAACGTTATTAGACATTTCCGTCAGGTCCACCAATTTGGTCACCGTCGGCAAACGGGGGTTGCGGCTGGTGCTATGAGCAATCAGATTGTGAAGGAAACTGGCATTTTTGCCACCCCAGATTCCTCCGTAGCCGTGACGTCCCTTCTGGTGAGTCGTCATCAGCATACTTTCAGCGGATATCGACCATTGTACGGTAGTATTCTCGTTGTCATACAGACTGACCACTTCATCCACCGACCAGCTGAATGAGCTATGATCGATAATGAGATCCTTATGGTACCTTGATCCAAAAGCATCATCTTCACTAGCTACCCGGTCGCCTAACCGGAAACGCATATAGCGCATAATAATATTGTCAGCTTCAACAGAGGTTGTGTAGTCGGCAATTGTAATTCCGTCACCTGGAGCCGTTTGCCCGGCAATCGTCAGATTTGAGCCGGTAATCTTGAGGGATTCCTTCAGATGGATGGTTCCCCCCACTCGAAAAACAATGGTCCGATTACTTTGACTTACCGCATCGCGGAAGGAGCCGGGGATCGGAGTTTCCTTGATACCATAATCAGCCAACGTCGTCACTTCATACACAGGTTGAGCTCTTCCGCCGGTTACATATTTGCCGCCGCCTTCCGCACCCGGAAAGGCAGGAAGCGCTTCCAAAGAAGCGGCCTCGACACCACCAAATGGCATACATGTTGCAAGAAGACTCGCGACCAGCGCCCCAGATAACCATTTTTTCTTCATACAAGACCTCCTAATATCTATTGGAATAAGAAGGGGGCCCTGTCCTCAGAGCAACCCCTTCCTTAGTAAAGCCGTGTGTATTATTCCTTGCCCTGATAACGGAAATATGCGAAATCAGCACTGCTGCCACCGAACTGCTGCATATCATGCGCCGCAATGCCAACAAAGTTCCCAGTGAAGCCTCCCGATAAAAAGCTGATATTCTGCGGATCGCCAAGTGGCTTCCACTCCGTATCGTCACCCTTAAGATAAACAAATTGCCCAGTCACTTCCTGCACCTCAACCGCGATCCGCAGTGTCTCCCCTGCATTTAGTTCAATCATTACAGGCTCCGCAGTGAATTCATCCCGCTGACAGCGCATTAACCGCAGCACCTTGCCACGTCCTTCTTCATGGCTGATATACGCATAAAGATAGTTATCTTCATTCAGGTATAACAGTAGTCCTGCCATCTGCAGATAAGTATTCGGTTCATATTCAAGCGCTGTTTCGGCGCGGAAGCTTATATCCGTCTGGCGAATAGCCAGAATATGATGCTCAAACAGACTCTGCACGGATTCCCCGGCCCTGATTCTTAACCAGCCCGGTCTTTCAGCAAGGGAACACCAGCTTTCATTCCTAGGAATCCGCAGTGTATTCCAGTTCTTTTTCAATTCCGGGCCGTTAAAATCATCCTCGAATTCAAGCGTCCGCACTTGTTTCAGGACCTTCGTTCCTTTAGGTGCTGGTACCTTGAGCTGTGGCGCATTTCCGCCTGAGGTTAGTCTTAACCAGCCCTCCTCATTCCAGTGCACCTGCTGAACGGCAGTCTCTCTCCCCAGTATGGCGTATTCGCCTTCCAGGGGTCGGGTACACAAATGGGCCATATACCATTCACCTTCTGGTGTCTCTACCAGACTTCCATGGCCGGCACATTGAAGCGGCAGCTCGGGATTATCCCGTGAGGTCAACATCGGATTGAGCGGATCCACCTCATACGGTCCAAGCAGCGCCTTGGAGCGCGCTACGGTTACGGCATGCCCCGATCCAGTGCCGCCTTCTGCCGTAATTAAGTAGTAATAACCTCCCCGCTTGTAAATATGCGGCGCTTCCGTCTTCTTCAGCGGCGTGCAATCAAAGATTTTCACAGGTTCACCTATTAATTGGCATTGCTCTGGATCGTACTCCTGAATTACAATTCCGCAGGACTTGTTGCCTTCCGTAATCCGGTAATCCCACAGCTCATTCAGCAGCCATTTGCGCCCATCCTCATCATGGTACAGAGATGGATCAAACCCGCTGCTATTCAGGTATACCGGGTCAGACCAAGGTCCCTCAATATCCTCCGCAGTGATCAGATAGTTATGACAATCTTTAAAAGGCCTTTTAGTGCTCTTAACATCGGTATAAATCAAATAAAACAAACCGTCATAATAGCTAAGCTGTGGAGCCCAGATACTGCAATTTTTCGGATTTCCCCGCAGATCCACCTGATGAGTCAGAATATCTGTGCAATGCTCCCAGTCTGCTAAGTCCGCTGATTGATACACCCTCACACCGGGCAGCCATTCAAAAGAAGAAACAGCAATATAGTACATCTTCCCCGCTCTTACAATACAAGGGTCAGGATTGAAGCCTTTTAATATGGGATTGTGAATAATTCCAGTCTGAATATTATCTGCAATCATCTTCATACTCCTTCCTATTTCCATACATCCGCACCCTTCACCCTAAGCAAACCTGCAGTCTATCCTGTTCAATTATCAATCTGCCTGCTCACTTAGATCTTCCTGTGACGGGACAACGGTCACCTGCTGCACTAACTCTTCCACTTTACGGGTGTTTCTCGATTGGCAACCGGTGATATCTACCGTTTCTCCATTTTCAATATAAAAAGCCGGTCCCTCATGATTCTCGATCGTCACTTGGCGGAAGCGGATATCTCTTACGTTGCCAAGATAGAACCCACGGTTGTTCATATCCTGGATTCCTGACATCATGGCTGGACGACCAGGGATTGCATTCTCTGCCATGGAAATATCAATATCGGAAAAGGTGATTTCTGAAATGTATTGCTCCGCAAGGCCGTAAAGAAAACCTGCAGCAGCATGAACATTCCGAGCAGTAATATTAGCAAAATGAATCCGTCGGAAGCAGGGGGTCTCCTCCGTCACCGGATAAGGATTCTTGTCCCATACGTATTTGTCCTTACCACGTGGTCCGCAGAAATAATAAAGATTAAGAATAAACGGACAGATCACGTCCTCCATCACGATATTACTGACACGAATATCTTCGACAACACCTCCGCGCCCGCGTCTGGACTTCAGCCGAATTCCGCGGTCTGTCTGCTTGAACACGCAATTGCTGATCACGATATTACGGATATCTCCGCTCATTTCGCTTCCCAGCACCACACCGCCGTGACCATGAATCATCGTGCAGTTAGTTATCGTGATATTCTCACAGGCAACCCGCTCCTTCGTATCCTCCGTCCCTGCTTTAATGGCGATGCAGTCATCACCCACATCGATATTGCAGTTGCTGATGCGGACATTCACACAGGACTCTGGGTCAATGCCGTCTGTATTAGGCGAATCCGCCGGATTATAGATCGACAGATTATCAATCGTAACGTCATGGCAACAGATAGGATTCACAGTCCAGCTTGGGGAGTTCACGAGTGTCAGATCTCTAAGCGTGACTCTACGGCAGTTGTCGAAGCTGATAAGCTTCGGGCGAGGATACAGCAGTGAATCAGGAGAATTCCGATGTTTATCCCACCAAGGTGCGCCCCTTCCATCCAGCTTGCCTGCACCTGTAACCGATACATTCTCTAGATTTATTCCAAAAATACATGAAGCATGGACGTTCTGTTTCACACCCTCCCAACGGGAATCCACCACCGGATAATCGTTAGGATTAGAACTGAAGCTAAGCTCAGCTCCAGGACTGAGCTTCAGCTCAATATTGCTTTTCATGAAGATAGCACCCGTCTGATAGTGCCCGGAAGGAACATATACTGTTCCTCCCCCTGCCTCGCTTGCCGCATGAATGGCACGGGCTATAGCTTCCGTTGAAGGCTCTGGACTATTAGGATGTGCTCCGTAGTCATTTATATTGTAGATAGACATGCGCTTCACTCGCTCCCTTTCGTCGCGTCAGGACGCTGCAAATATTCATATTCTCCGCAAGCCAGGAGGAATGCGCCAAGCCCCTTCTGATCATTGGTAACGATCGGTTCACTGATATAATAGGCGTAAGTACCATCTCTCCGGTCCTCACCACCGAGTCCTGCGACCTGGCAGTTTTTATTCAGGTTAACCCAGCCATTTTGGGTTTCCAGCACAAATTCCGCAATAAGACCTTGATAAGCACGGTCAAGAGTCTCGAACCAACTATCATCGAGTACACCGATCCGAATGCCCTTAGCCATTGCATAGGTGATCATGCTAGAAGCGGAAGCCTCCAAATAATTGCCTTTACGGCCGCCCATGTTTACAACCTGATACCATACTCCAGCATCAGCATCCTGAACCTGACGAAGCGCTGTCAGCGTATCTGTCAGAATACGTGCCAAGATCTCGTAATCCGCGTGTTCCTTAGGGAGCATGCCGAGTACATCCACTAGCGCCATCACATACCAGCCCAGCGAACGCCCCCAAAAGTTCGGAGACAACCCCGTTTCAGGATCGCACCACGGCTGTACCCGCTTTTCATCCCATGCGTGAAACAGGAGACCCGTCTCAGCATCCTTAGTATGACGCTCGCACAGAATAAATTGCCGGGTCACATCGTCCAGACCCTTGCCGCCTTCATACTCAAGTAAATACTCCAGATAGAAAGGAGAGCCCATATACAAGCCATCCAGCCAAATCTGATAAGGATATACATTCTTATGCCAAAACGCACCTTCCGAGGTTCGAGGATGCGTTGTTATCTGCTTTCTTAATAAATCTGCAGCCATTTTATATTTCGCTAACCCAGTTTCTTTATGGAGCACAAACAGGATCTTCCCGTTATTTAAGTGATCAATATTATGTTCGCTCAGGCGATACCCCTTCACAGAGCCGTCTTCCTCAATAAAATAATCCATATTATCTTTGATGAATTGATAATATTTAACCTGCCCGGTCTGTCTCCACAGCAGCTCAAAACCCTTCAAGATGACTCCATAATCATAAGACCATTTTCCATGATATCCGTTATCCTCATATAATCTTGGCGTTCGCTCCATAATCGAATCTGCCATTCGAACACCCCAGCCCATACTCCTAAGTGCATTGTTGTCTTTCATTTTTTCCTCCTGTTTGAATAGATATGGTCCTAAACGCAGCCTCCCCATTTAGGACCCATCTACTATTTTCTTAGAATATAGTCTGTAGTACTTCTTAAGGATTTACAGCTTTATAAGCAGCTTCATATTCAGTAATGATTTTGCTGCCGCCGGATTTCTTCCACTTTTCAACCTCAGCTTTAAATCCGTTCAAATCAATTTTGCCAAGAATATATTTATAAGTGGCATCTGTCATAATCTTCTGCAATTCAGATCCTTGAGTAGAATAGGTCTCAGATTCCAGAGAGTAAGCAGGATTCAGTACAGCATATTTAGCATTCTCAACGATCAGCTTATCAGCTTCAACTTTGAGTGGATCAGCATCATGGATAATGAACCCATTCTCTAATGGACGAGATGCCGAAAATGGCTGAACTTCTTGCTTCCAGAGATCCGTATCCTTAATCGTAACCGCTTGTTCTCCATCAATTGTGTAGTGAACATCCTTAATACCGTAGGTCATCAAGCCATAGACATCTTCATTCATAAGATCATTAACAAATTTCAGGATCCGTCTTAACTCATTTTCATCCTTAACTTCGGATTTCGGGAAAGACAGCAGTCCCCCAATTCCGTTATTACCAGCCCAGATGGCACGATCTGCTTCATTGCCAGTGGAAGTGATATCGTTAACCATAACCAAATCCATGCCATCCTGTATGCCCTTAGACAGATTTAGCAGGTTCTTGCTGTCAAACAAGGCACCCACATAAATTCCAGCCTTTCCTTGCGCAAAATTCTGCTGCTGATCTGTTTTAGCCGTCACAGCAAAATCCTGATTGATATACCCACCATCATAAAGAGTCTTCATATAATCCATGGTTTTAACATAAGCCTCTGTATCGAACTCAGGTGTCATTTTACCCGCATCGTCAACGCTCCAATAGTTCGGTGTTCCAAAGTATGAGCCCAACGTCTTAAATGCTCCATATACAAGATCGCTGCGGTCCATGAAGCCTGTGGTATCCTTCTTGCCATTACCATCAGGGTCTTTTTCGGTAAACGCTTTCGCAACTTCCATCAACTCATCTGTTGTTTTTGGAACCTGCAGTCCAAGCTTATCCAGCCAATCTTTACGGATAACAACGCCGTTTCTAGCCAAGGACTTCTGGAAAGGAACCCCGTACAGCTTACCTGCAATCGATGCCGATGTACGTGTATCCTGTGAAATTTTAGCCAAATTCGGGAACTCATCAAGATAAGGACTTACTTCCCAGAACATACCGGCCTTCAGTGCATTACGTACAGAAGAGTTATCAAGAATAGTCAGGGTAACGATGTCCGCTAGGGAATTCGATGCTAACGAAGTATTAATACGTTCTTCTTTGGAAGGATCCGGAATCCATGAGAATTCAATCTCTGTATTCGTTAATTCTTCAATTTTTTCCAGAATAGGACCCGTTGGTGTTGTAGACGTTTGTAAAATGTTCAGCCAGCTAATCTTTGCTTTAGCATCTAGCACATCTGCAGGTGCAGCAGTTGTTTTAGCAGTTGAATTCGTTCCCCCATTTGAAGAATTTGACTCCTTCGCGTTATTGCCTCCTCCGCATGCAGTGAGTACTAACCCGCTACACAACATTAAGGCTGCAATTTTTTTGTAATTGCGATTCATCAACATTACCCCTTTTACTAATGTATTTGTTGTTGTATCTTCCACCTCTGCCCTTAAGGCAGAGGTAAGAATTCAGCATACTGTGAAGCCTAGTAAACACCATCTTCGCCGATTTTTTTAGCTAACTTGTTCGACAGCATTACGAGAATCAAGCCAACCACACCCTTGAACAGACCTACTGTGGTACTGAAACTCAATTGTCCGTTCTTTAAACCAGCTGTATAGATATAGGTATCGAAAATTTCTCCAACTTCGCGGTTCAAGGAATTGATCAGCAAGTACATATGCTCAAAGCCCAGATCCAGCGTGTGGCCAATCTTCAGAATAAGCAAGGTAATAATGATTGGACGAATCGCCGGCAGGGTGATATGCCATGTTTTGCGCAATCTTGCCGCTCCATCCATCTCAGCTGCTTCATATAACTGCGTATCCACTACGGTAATGGCTGCCAAATAAATAATGGTTGACCAACCAATTTCTTTCCAAATGATCTGTCCGATATACACGGTACGCAACCACTCGGGAGAAGTCAAAAAGCTGATCTTCTGCATCCCAAAGGCCGCTAACATCTCATTCAGCACCCCTCCATCCACATTCATAAATACATAGGAAATGGAGACGATGATAACCCATGACATGAAATGGGGGATATAAATAATCGTTTGAATGGTGCTCTTAAATAACTTGTGCTGAACTTCGTTAAGCATCAGCGCCACTATAATAGGTAGCGGGAAGAAAATAACAATGTTTAATGCAAACAAGATAAGTGTATTACTCAATAGCATAAAGAAGGTAGGTTCTGTAAACAATCGGACGAAATGCTTAAACCCAACCCACGGGCTATCCGCTATACCCAGAAACGGCTGATAGTCCTGAAATGCAATGATAAGACCGCCCATAGGCAGGTACTTAAAAATAACAAAATACAAAAATCCCGGGAGTATCATTAAATACAATAACTTGTTTCTTTT
It contains:
- a CDS encoding pectinesterase family protein — protein: MKKKWLSGALVASLLATCMPFGGVEAASLEALPAFPGAEGGGKYVTGGRAQPVYEVTTLADYGIKETPIPGSFRDAVSQSNRTIVFRVGGTIHLKESLKITGSNLTIAGQTAPGDGITIADYTTSVEADNIIMRYMRFRLGDRVASEDDAFGSRYHKDLIIDHSSFSWSVDEVVSLYDNENTTVQWSISAESMLMTTHQKGRHGYGGIWGGKNASFLHNLIAHSTSRNPRLPTVTKLVDLTEMSNNVIYNWGFASTYGGGAEDYRYNITNNYYKNGPNTYTSVKNQLFGEVSPETRLFIDGNIMDGNPKVTEDNWKGVQKYSNISKLAEPAKMPNPYTAVSAEEAYANVMADAGATLPRRDAYDARVINDVKNRTGQHINSPIEIGGYPDYTETASNVIDMDHDGMDDSWEIANGLDPTDPEDGKKSTLSSEGYTNLEVYLNDLIVLGKSGYEHTDNPVTAINYPVNNQIIESGSEVNVTASASDSDGIAKVEFIVNGVKQDEATTAPYSFNWNNVQDGTYYLVVQAIDNKGLKTQSDNVAIHVNTSGSVLPWTSVDVGGPGIAGVTTLHPDSGKITLKSAGLIGATSESETAVDNFQFAYQTLTGNGEIIARIDSVTGTDDYAKAGVMIRDNLNDNSKMTMLAIPYVKYGKKGVMITRSTTGAKVVKTEPDSFINTPYWVKLVRLGNEVTGLVSPDKVTWSKVGTVKLDLNDTVYFGLAADAAKVDNEVNRYNASVFSEVELKPLSDQFPAAPRGLTATAGEEKVKLNWEDVASAKSYSVKRSEVSGGPYKTINTEIKDSLYTDSGLSSGKTYYYVVSAVNELGESFDSDEASATAEGEAGNVYYVDEDFEQVAVGVTPEYYDVTPNPQTEIQKVIVSPTPSDSKGNTSDQVLNVFDGANGSVQFIRKFAPITGALVIDTDFMFATESGTSVFLQAQSTDGSKTAFSIESRKPTLPEATGKYTLTMSRGSSQYHQLMSSYSLKQWYNLKLKVDVNNDKVDVYIDDQPAGSFPFTTTNFASYGIGRILSKTPGGGSGNYYLDNLKIYVEPIETPLGLTGLPGNQAAQLSWPALEGATSYNVKRSLKSGGPYETIANAITETSYIDNEVTNETTYYYVISATAPTGESGNSNEISITPSALAVKLPAPESFAAVSRNAQLDLSWKAVENAASYSIKKWNETSGSYELVAKEITGTTYRVGGLANGQTYRYVVAATNVAGEGKESAPVEATPQSPLGTPVVSTEAGDSVMKLSWLAIEEASQYIVKRASSANGPYEVLGSDLSDTSFTDAGLVNGTPYYYKVKAISGTRSSLDSAATPAVPYKNSGQPQAPQGVSVEPGNTDIHLTWNVADGASSYQILRSESGGSYAVVADGIEATDYTDKGLSNGTAYQYAVIAIGDKGASLPSEVVKGIPAPVIIVAQNGTGDYKTINDAIQAAPDNSALTTIIKVKNGTYKEKVLVPSSKMNISIIGESREGTVLINGDSAKTIGSDGKEMGTSGSYTLKVAATDFTLENMTVENSAGRDAGQAVALYAEGDRGVYRNVKLLGYQDTLFADKGRAYFVDSHIEGTVDFIFGNSAAVFENNVIQSAGAGYVTAPSTATGKPGYVFINNRLTASEGVAAGTVDLGRPWREYGSSTFINTEMGAHIRATGWHEWYEGRSKTARFSEFLSYGEGANAASRYSWSKQITAEEAAAYTIEAVLGGSDGWNPQQSKILVGQEQIPAVHVSSITVTGKDGISSIESKGGALQLQASVLPENATNPKVIWTVTEADGITSTDKAVINEKGLLTARKNGSVQVTARALDGSGVSGSLEINISGQDEIARNLPAATLNGPVTVVAGQDFTYRVGLTNVTTSVYKEVYAVDFTMAYDVSGVEFISAQTLPDGFSITHINEDSPGLITVSVAGTEAGNILTDDAEFFEIIFKAKKTNREIAVPLGFISFRGSNTDVDFDILHEAQSVVHVMPISVMEIKVSSKDNVSEIKSGQTLQMAAVILPDHASDPAVTWSVVNEDGSATERATITDTGLLTAIAAGKVTVRATAKDDSGVVGTMSIEIKAESQVSESGGTSSSTTVKPVKQPEPTVNADGVTLSVTADVNGKAIAEVSSTILQQAIGSMQNGVLRITVKPSSASSVVELTLPARELAGAGAKAIQLLEIDMGLSTFRINADLLLAMAGSDAASVKLVVGKVDAKTLSLQTDVGDIYEFKFFVDGKQFDSFGRGLKVERDYKPKTTSGVEQIVAYQIREDGTVEVVRNSQFNPTTGKIIFRPDNSSRFVVGYAENSFKDIAGLGWAQNSIQALAARDILNGTGDHNFGPQLNVTRAQFLKMLMLALELEEGSAASTFKDISLDAWYYSSVAAAQKLGIIQGRSDGTFGANETISREEMALMAYRAAQLAKLTVVGVDQPVSFNDAADVSSYAREAVQFMSGAKIIQGVGKDNFAPKAKTTRAQAAVIVYRLFQLNP
- a CDS encoding glycoside hydrolase family 43 protein, encoding MIADNIQTGIIHNPILKGFNPDPCIVRAGKMYYIAVSSFEWLPGVRVYQSADLADWEHCTDILTHQVDLRGNPKNCSIWAPQLSYYDGLFYLIYTDVKSTKRPFKDCHNYLITAEDIEGPWSDPVYLNSSGFDPSLYHDEDGRKWLLNELWDYRITEGNKSCGIVIQEYDPEQCQLIGEPVKIFDCTPLKKTEAPHIYKRGGYYYLITAEGGTGSGHAVTVARSKALLGPYEVDPLNPMLTSRDNPELPLQCAGHGSLVETPEGEWYMAHLCTRPLEGEYAILGRETAVQQVHWNEEGWLRLTSGGNAPQLKVPAPKGTKVLKQVRTLEFEDDFNGPELKKNWNTLRIPRNESWCSLAERPGWLRIRAGESVQSLFEHHILAIRQTDISFRAETALEYEPNTYLQMAGLLLYLNEDNYLYAYISHEEGRGKVLRLMRCQRDEFTAEPVMIELNAGETLRIAVEVQEVTGQFVYLKGDDTEWKPLGDPQNISFLSGGFTGNFVGIAAHDMQQFGGSSADFAYFRYQGKE